In Vigna unguiculata cultivar IT97K-499-35 chromosome 3, ASM411807v1, whole genome shotgun sequence, a single genomic region encodes these proteins:
- the LOC114178917 gene encoding peroxidase 19, with amino-acid sequence MFPPSFSLLFTSLFVFFVLMSGSFCLGTHANTTRTPRQLSLNYYAKSCPQLEQLVGSVTSQQFKQSPVSAPATIRLLFHDCFVGGCDASILIASKGGSKELAEKDAEDNRDLKVEGFETVRKAKEVVEKKCPGVVSCADILVIAARDYVHLAGGPYYPVKKGRWDGKISTASRVASNIPRANSTVDQLIKLFNSKGLTTRDLVALSGAHTIGFAHCKNFVARLYSYRGKGQPDPDMDPKLLHALRMYCPNFGGNSDIVAPFDATTPFLFDHAYYGNLQQKMGLLASDQALAFDPRTKPIVLEFAKDNRNFFQAFVAAMDKLSLIKVVRGARHGEKRRDCSMHI; translated from the exons ATGTTTCCACCTTCTTTTTCACTACTATTCACTTCTCTCTTTGTGTTCTTCGTTTTGATGAGTGGAAGTTTTTGCTTAGGCACACATGCCAACACTACACGCACCCCTCGCCAACTCTCACTAAATTATTATGCGAAATCATGCCCCCAGCTAGAACAGCTTGTTGGTTCAGTCACTTCTCAGCAATTCAAACAATCACCTGTCTCTGCTCCTGCCACCATTCGCCTCCTCTTCCACGATTGCTTCGTAGGG GGGTGTGATGCGTCAATTTTAATAGCATCAAAGGGTGGAAGCAAGGAGTTGGCAGAGAAGGATGCAGAGGATAACAGAGACTTGAAGGTGGAAGGTTTTGAGACAGTGAGAAAAGCTAAGGAAGTAGTGGAGAAAAAGTGCCCTGGTGTGGTGTCATGTGCGGATATTCTTGTAATTGCAGCCAGAGATTATGTTCACCTC GCAGGAGGGCCATATTACCCTGTGAAGAAGGGGAGATGGGACGGAAAGATATCAACGGCATCAAGGGTGGCATCCAACATTCCTCGTGCAAACTCGACCGTGGATCAACTCATCAAACTGTTCAATTCCAAGGGGCTAACCACACGGGACCTTGTAGCCCTATCGGGGGCCCACACGATTGGGTTTGCGCATTGCAAGAACTTCGTGGCCCGTCTCTACAGTTACAGAGGCAAGGGCCAACCGGACCCAGACATGGATCCCAAACTCCTACACGCACTTAGAATGTACTGTCCAAACTTCGGTGGAAACTCCGACATCGTTGCCCCTTTTGACGCCACTACGCCTTTCTTGTTTGACCATGCCTATTATGGCAACTTGCAACAAAAGATGGGCTTGTTGGCCTCTGACCAGGCTCTGGCCTTCGACCCACGAACCAAGCCTATTGTCCTAGAATTTGCCAAGGATAACCGCAACTTTTTCCAAGCTTTTGTCGCGGCCATGGACAAATTGAGTTTAATCAAAGTGGTACGAGGGGCAAGGCACGGGGAGAAACGTAGAGATTGTTCCATGCACATCTGA